GGATAAGGAGACTATGGAACAGTTTGCGGATTCCATTGGATCATCCTTTGAAGGAATTGGAGCAGAGGTAAGTATGGTTGAAGGCAAGGTTACCATTGTGGCTCCATTTAAGGAATCACCTGCAGAAAAAGCTGGCTTAAAGCCGAATGATCAAATTATTTCTGTTGATGGGGAATCCTTAGAAGGACTAAACCTATTTGATGCTGTCAACAAAATCCGTGGGGAAAAGGGAACAACAGTTACATTAGAGGTGCTTCGAGCAGGTGTATCGGAACCTCTGGAAATTGATGTTGTTCGTGATGAAATTCCAATTGAAACCGTTTATTCTGAAATAAAAGAAGTGGATGGTAAAAAAGCTGGAGTTATAGAAATCACCTCTTTTTCAGAAAAAACAGCACAGGAATTTTCAACACAATTAAAAGAGCTTGAAGATCAAGGAATCGAAGGATTAGTCATTGATGTTCGTGGCAATCCTGGTGGACTGTTCACTACGGTGCAGGATATCGTTCAGCACTTTATTACAAATGAAATGCCTTATGTTCAAATAGAGGACCGAAATGGAAAGGTAGACAAATACTTTTCTAAAAATAGCAAGCCAAAGGATTATCCGGTCAATATTTTAATTAATGAGGGCAGCGCTTCTGCTTCTGAAATTTTAGCAGCTGCCTTTAGAGAAGCAGGAAATTTCGAACTTATCGGAACAACTTCTTTTGGTAAAGGTACTGTTCAACAAACCATTCCATTAGGAGATGACGGAAGTACTTTAAAACTTACTTTATTTAAATGGTTAACTCCAGAGGGAAACTGGATTCATGAAAAAGGGGTAGAACCAACGATTAAAGTAGAACAACCAGAATATTTTTACTCCAATCCAATTCCAAAGGATGAAGTGGTAAATGAGCAATCAAGTGAAGACAAAGTAAAAAATGTTCAGATTATGTTAAAAGGAATCGGATTTACCCCTGGGAATACGGATGGAGAATTTGATAATGGTACTAAAAAAGCTATTGAAGATTTCCAACGTGACCAAGGATTGGATGTTACAGGTGAAGTAAATAAAGAAACTGCAGTGAAATTAGAAGATACCATTGTAGAAATGGCCAGAGATCCAAAAAATGATCTCCAAATGAAAAAAGCCTTAGAAGTTCTCTTCCAATAGAAAGCAGGATTTTCTATAGCTTTAAGCGAATAGATTACCGTAGTTGGTATGACCGACTACGGTTTTTCTTTTAAAGGCTCTACTAATTGGGAATCTTTTCATATGTAATAGGTTACAAGTGGCAGAAAAATATAATAAAATAATATTATAGATTAGATAGGCGAGGAGGCAGCGGAGTGGAAGAGTGGGGAATCGAATTATTAATAGGAATAGGAAAAACATTTTTGCTTCCAAGTTTATATTGGGGTTTTTTGGTGATATGGATCTCTTCCCTTATTAGAATCAGAGAGGAAAGAGAATCCTTAGGAGTACGT
Above is a window of Bacillaceae bacterium S4-13-56 DNA encoding:
- a CDS encoding S41 family peptidase, which produces MNVKKRYVALLMVVSMFLGAAATYAGVQLAEFRSDVADKSADNGSVTQNGESPTDTDDPVEEGPQEGGLEDLLPSEEFSKILQAYSLISEEFVHDMDSTDLVEGAIEGMVEKLEDPYSVYMDKETMEQFADSIGSSFEGIGAEVSMVEGKVTIVAPFKESPAEKAGLKPNDQIISVDGESLEGLNLFDAVNKIRGEKGTTVTLEVLRAGVSEPLEIDVVRDEIPIETVYSEIKEVDGKKAGVIEITSFSEKTAQEFSTQLKELEDQGIEGLVIDVRGNPGGLFTTVQDIVQHFITNEMPYVQIEDRNGKVDKYFSKNSKPKDYPVNILINEGSASASEILAAAFREAGNFELIGTTSFGKGTVQQTIPLGDDGSTLKLTLFKWLTPEGNWIHEKGVEPTIKVEQPEYFYSNPIPKDEVVNEQSSEDKVKNVQIMLKGIGFTPGNTDGEFDNGTKKAIEDFQRDQGLDVTGEVNKETAVKLEDTIVEMARDPKNDLQMKKALEVLFQ